One window of the Candidatus Wolbachia massiliensis genome contains the following:
- the rpmA gene encoding 50S ribosomal protein L27 translates to MATKKSGGSSCNGRDSAGRRLGIKKNGKVIPGNIIVRQRGTKFHPGRNVGMGKDHTIFAKVEGWVSFRKSANRKTFVDITPTDNMQVLA, encoded by the coding sequence ATGGCAACTAAAAAATCAGGTGGTAGTTCCTGTAATGGTAGAGATTCCGCAGGTCGTAGGTTAGGGATAAAGAAGAATGGAAAAGTTATTCCTGGTAACATAATTGTTCGTCAAAGAGGCACAAAATTTCACCCTGGAAGGAATGTTGGTATGGGTAAAGATCATACAATTTTTGCTAAAGTGGAAGGCTGGGTTAGCTTTAGAAAGTCAGCAAATAGAAAGACTTTTGTTGATATCACGCCTACAGATAATATGCAAGTTTTGGCTTGA
- the metK gene encoding methionine adenosyltransferase produces MSLYKNLITSESVAAGHPDKVADQISDAILDEYLSTDPSSRTAIETLVTKDNVIIAGEVFGPNVENSKIENIVRNTIKDIGYEHDGFHWRKVKVNILLHEQSNDIAIGVDQGAGDQGIMYGYATTETKSLMPAPIFYAHSILKNIMSAVKEAELGPDAKSQITLAYENGLPVRAESIIVSIQHPKDMDQLKVREIIYPHIVSSLPKGWMCHEENLLVNPTGRFVVGGPVGDCGLTGRKIMVDTYGGYIPHGGGAFSGKDATKVDRSAAYMARYLAKNIVFAGLAERCLVQLSYAIGVSKPTSFYIDTFSTNMVDEKQIKKFIEDNIDLSTIGIIKHLSLNRSIYKRTACYGHFGKESEEDGGFSWENTDLSRNLRREFNMENNKKVSLDC; encoded by the coding sequence ATGAGTTTATATAAAAATCTAATAACCAGTGAATCAGTTGCAGCTGGTCATCCAGACAAAGTAGCGGATCAAATTTCAGATGCAATACTTGATGAATACCTTTCCACTGACCCTTCCTCACGTACTGCAATAGAAACTTTAGTTACCAAAGATAACGTTATTATAGCTGGGGAAGTGTTTGGACCTAACGTTGAAAATAGTAAGATTGAAAATATTGTACGCAATACAATAAAAGACATCGGTTACGAACACGATGGGTTCCACTGGAGAAAAGTGAAAGTAAATATATTGCTGCATGAACAATCAAATGACATTGCAATAGGGGTAGATCAAGGTGCTGGAGATCAGGGTATAATGTATGGCTACGCAACAACAGAGACAAAAAGCCTCATGCCAGCGCCCATTTTTTATGCACACTCGATTCTGAAAAATATCATGAGTGCAGTTAAAGAAGCAGAACTTGGTCCAGATGCAAAATCGCAAATCACTTTAGCATATGAGAATGGTCTTCCAGTACGAGCTGAAAGTATTATTGTTTCAATACAACACCCTAAAGATATGGATCAGTTGAAAGTAAGAGAAATAATTTATCCTCATATAGTTTCATCTTTACCTAAGGGGTGGATGTGCCATGAGGAAAATCTGTTGGTCAATCCAACTGGTAGGTTTGTTGTTGGTGGGCCAGTTGGTGATTGTGGATTGACCGGGCGAAAAATTATGGTTGACACCTATGGAGGCTATATTCCACACGGTGGGGGAGCGTTTTCTGGAAAGGATGCAACAAAGGTTGATAGATCTGCAGCTTATATGGCAAGATATCTTGCTAAAAACATTGTTTTTGCAGGTTTAGCTGAACGTTGTCTTGTACAACTTTCTTATGCGATTGGTGTATCAAAACCTACCTCATTTTATATTGATACGTTTAGTACAAATATGGTAGATGAAAAACAGATTAAAAAGTTTATTGAGGATAACATAGATTTATCAACAATAGGTATCATCAAGCATTTATCGCTTAACCGTTCTATATATAAACGTACAGCCTGTTATGGACACTTTGGTAAGGAATCAGAAGAAGATGGTGGATTTTCTTGGGAAAACACAGATTTATCTCGTAATCTTCGTAGAGAGTTCAATATGGAAAATAACAAAAAAGTTTCTTTGGATTGCTAA
- a CDS encoding TenA family protein codes for MYNNAKEEFYDIAIRESSDLIDKIREHPFNVELMNNTLDYEKFKFYLQQDFLYVTDCTRALLIIAAKANDIEIMDKLTYVAVGTFATRNYYREHFADCDLSDNHRKSKSCSAFTDFFMRVAYHDSIAEGLAASYPCFCIYQIVIRHIVESGIAPNNRYQKWIDFFNTEMADNMIDDVTKIINRLYEKYSNDERKNMLEFFRNGLELELAFWDEMYYSNTLQNVSTANC; via the coding sequence GTGTATAACAATGCAAAAGAGGAATTCTACGATATAGCTATAAGAGAATCATCTGATTTGATTGATAAAATAAGAGAACATCCTTTCAATGTTGAGTTAATGAACAATACGCTTGATTATGAAAAATTCAAGTTTTACCTTCAGCAGGATTTTTTGTATGTAACAGATTGTACGCGTGCTTTATTGATTATTGCAGCCAAAGCTAACGATATTGAAATAATGGACAAATTAACTTATGTAGCTGTTGGAACCTTTGCCACGCGAAATTACTATAGGGAACATTTCGCAGATTGTGATTTATCTGACAATCACAGAAAGTCAAAGTCTTGTTCTGCTTTTACTGACTTTTTCATGCGAGTTGCATATCATGATTCTATTGCTGAGGGTTTAGCAGCATCTTACCCATGTTTTTGTATATATCAAATAGTTATTCGTCACATTGTGGAAAGTGGCATTGCCCCTAACAATAGATATCAGAAGTGGATAGATTTTTTTAACACCGAGATGGCAGATAACATGATTGATGATGTAACTAAAATCATTAACAGGCTATATGAAAAATATAGCAATGATGAACGAAAAAACATGTTGGAATTCTTTCGTAATGGATTAGAACTTGAACTGGCGTTTTGGGATGAGATGTATTACTCTAATACACTTCAAAACGTATCAACAGCAAACTGCTAA
- a CDS encoding cytochrome c oxidase subunit 3: protein MKNKEHDFHLVDPSPWPIAISAAILLFALGLVGTLHKQLSGMFGLVLGISAVSGVLFYWWRDVIKEAIYDKCHTAIVKHGLKFAMYLFILSEVVFFIVFFCSFFKAWLDPVFLFEAFSPIKRVEWPPEGISPPDPWSLPFMNTLILLLSGTTIISAHHFLLENDKKSMIRMLFITILLGVFFIIVQAIEYHEVSFSLQETGEKLIYASNFYMITGFHCAHVIIGIVFLLVSLFRARKDQFTPQDHLCFEFASWYWHFVDIVWIFLFLFIYWLSVF, encoded by the coding sequence ATGAAAAATAAGGAACATGATTTTCATTTAGTGGACCCAAGTCCTTGGCCAATTGCTATATCAGCAGCAATACTTCTTTTTGCGCTTGGATTAGTTGGCACGCTCCATAAACAACTTTCCGGAATGTTTGGTTTAGTGCTGGGAATCTCTGCAGTATCAGGGGTATTGTTTTATTGGTGGAGAGATGTAATAAAAGAGGCCATTTATGATAAATGCCATACTGCCATTGTAAAGCATGGGCTCAAGTTTGCAATGTACTTGTTTATCCTCTCAGAAGTTGTATTTTTTATAGTGTTTTTTTGTTCATTCTTTAAGGCCTGGCTTGATCCAGTTTTTTTATTTGAAGCGTTTTCTCCTATAAAAAGAGTTGAATGGCCTCCTGAAGGAATTTCACCACCTGATCCGTGGTCATTACCATTCATGAATACGTTAATATTATTACTTTCTGGTACAACGATCATTTCAGCACATCACTTTTTGTTGGAAAACGATAAGAAGAGCATGATTAGAATGTTGTTCATAACTATATTGCTTGGAGTTTTTTTTATAATAGTGCAAGCAATAGAGTATCACGAGGTAAGTTTTTCTCTACAAGAAACAGGAGAAAAGCTAATCTATGCATCCAATTTTTATATGATAACTGGTTTTCACTGTGCACATGTTATAATAGGAATAGTATTTTTATTAGTGAGTTTATTTAGAGCACGGAAAGACCAGTTTACGCCTCAAGATCATTTGTGCTTTGAGTTTGCCTCCTGGTATTGGCACTTTGTAGATATAGTTTGGATATTTCTGTTTTTGTTTATTTATTGGCTAAGTGTTTTTTAA
- the ruvC gene encoding crossover junction endodeoxyribonuclease RuvC has translation MVKIIGLDPGINKTGWAIINLNEKSNIEFLGSGTISTDNKLSIGERLHIIFEQLKKVISLYSPSEAAVEKIFVNKNPKSSLTLGYARGVVILALKITELTINEYDANYVKKSITGNGHADKDQVIFMVKQIVKNLNIKCHHAADALAIAICHAYTRGSCFVE, from the coding sequence GTGGTTAAAATAATAGGTCTTGATCCAGGGATAAATAAAACTGGATGGGCTATTATTAATCTTAATGAGAAGAGTAATATCGAGTTTCTAGGCAGTGGTACTATCTCAACTGACAATAAGCTCAGCATAGGTGAACGTTTGCATATAATTTTTGAACAATTAAAGAAAGTAATTTCCCTATATTCTCCAAGTGAAGCTGCGGTAGAAAAGATTTTTGTTAATAAGAATCCAAAATCTTCGCTGACTTTAGGATATGCAAGAGGAGTTGTAATTTTGGCGTTAAAAATAACAGAGCTAACTATAAATGAATATGATGCAAACTATGTAAAAAAAAGCATTACTGGAAATGGTCATGCTGATAAGGATCAGGTTATATTTATGGTAAAACAGATAGTGAAGAATTTAAATATAAAATGTCACCATGCTGCTGATGCTCTTGCTATAGCAATTTGTCATGCTTATACGAGAGGTTCTTGTTTTGTTGAGTAA